In a genomic window of Balaenoptera ricei isolate mBalRic1 chromosome 3, mBalRic1.hap2, whole genome shotgun sequence:
- the LOC132363654 gene encoding large ribosomal subunit protein uL10-like — protein sequence MPREDRATWKSNYFLKIIQLLDDYPKCFIVGADNVGSKQMQQIRMSLRGKAVVLMGKNTMMRKAIRGHLENNPALEKLLPHIRGNVGFVFTKEDLTEIRDMLLANKVPAAARAGAIAPCEVTVPAQDTGLGPEKTSFFQALGITTKISRGTIEILSDVQLIKTGDKLGASEATLLNISPFSFGLVIQQVFDNGSIYNPEVLDITEEILHSRFLEGVRNVASICLQIGYPTVASVPHSIIRGYKRVLALSVETDYTFPLAEKVKAFLADPSAFVAAATTVAPAAAAAAPAKVEAKEELELSDEDMGFGLFD from the coding sequence ATGCCCAGGGAAGACAGGGCGACCTGGAAGTCCAATTACTTCCTTAAGATCATCCAGCTTCTGGATGATTATCCAAAATGCTTCATTGTGGGAGCAGACAATGTGGGCTCCAAGCAGATGCAGCAGATCCGCATGTCTCTCCGAGGGAAGGCCGTGGTACTGATGGGCAAGAATACAATGATGCGCAAGGCCATCCGAGGGCATCTGGAAAACAACCCAGCTTTGGAGAAACTGTTGCCTCACATCCGGGGGAACGTGGGCTTTGTGTTCACCAAGGAGGACCTCACTGAGATCAGGGACATGCTGCTGGCCAATAAGGTGCCAGCTGCCGCCCGTGCTGGTGCCATAGCCCCATGCGAAGTCACTGTGCCTGCCCAGGACACTGGTCTGGGGCCTGAGAAGACCTCCTTCTTCCAGGCTTTAGGCATCACCACTAAAATCTCCAGGGGCACCATCGAAATCCTGAGTGATGTGCAGCTGATTAAGACTGGAGACAAATTGGGAGCCAGTGAAGCCACGTTGCTGAACAtctcccccttctcctttggGCTGGTCATCCAGCAGGTGTTTGACAATGGCAGCATCTACAACCCTGAAGTGCTTGACATCACAGAGGAAATTCTGCATTCTCGCTTTCTGGAGGGTGTCCGCAATGTTGCCAGCATATGTCTGCAGATTGGTTACCCAACTGTTGCATCTGTACCCCATTCTATCATCAGGGGGTACAAGCGGGTCCTGGCTTTGTCTGTGGAGACTGATTACACCTTCCCACTTGCTGAAAAGGTCAAGGCCTTCTTGGCTGATCCATCTGCATTTGTGGCTGCTGCCACCACTGTTGctcctgctgctgccgccgcagCCCCAGCCAAGGTTGAAGCAAAGGAAGAGTTGGAGCTGTCGGACGAGGACATGGGATTTGGTCTCTTTGACTAA